A region of Streptomyces sp. NBC_01267 DNA encodes the following proteins:
- a CDS encoding response regulator, which produces MIKVLVVEDDRVAADAHELYVGRVPGFEVTGKAHSRAEAVRVLDRTPVDLLLLDLHLPDGHGLQLVRSLRTARHTADVIAVTSARDLAVVREGVSLGVVQYVLKPFTFATLRDRLVRYADFRGAAAGEASGQEEVDRALATLRSPEPAALPKGLSAPTLEAVTRTLRAAADGITATAAGEAVGISRITARRYLEHLVGTGRALRRPQYGQIGRPELQYRWLSRP; this is translated from the coding sequence ATGATCAAGGTGCTGGTCGTCGAGGACGACCGGGTGGCCGCGGACGCCCATGAGCTGTACGTGGGCCGCGTCCCCGGCTTCGAGGTGACGGGGAAGGCCCACTCCCGGGCGGAGGCCGTGCGCGTCCTGGACCGCACGCCGGTGGATCTGCTCCTGCTCGATCTGCACCTCCCCGACGGCCACGGCCTCCAACTGGTCCGCTCGCTGCGCACCGCGCGGCACACCGCCGATGTCATCGCCGTCACCTCGGCGCGCGATCTGGCGGTGGTACGGGAAGGTGTCTCGCTCGGCGTCGTGCAGTACGTACTGAAGCCGTTCACCTTCGCCACCCTCCGCGACCGCCTCGTGCGGTACGCCGACTTCCGCGGCGCGGCGGCCGGTGAGGCGAGCGGCCAGGAGGAGGTCGACCGGGCCCTGGCCACCCTGCGCAGCCCCGAACCCGCCGCGCTCCCGAAGGGGTTGAGCGCCCCGACGCTGGAGGCGGTGACCCGTACCCTGCGGGCGGCGGCCGACGGGATCACCGCCACCGCCGCGGGCGAGGCGGTCGGCATCTCGCGGATCACCGCGCGCCGCTATCTGGAGCATCTGGTGGGCACGGGCCGGGCGTTGCGCCGGCCGCAGTACGGGCAGATCGGGCGCCCGGAGCTGCAGTACCGCTGGCTGAGCCGCCCGTAA
- a CDS encoding extracellular solute-binding protein: protein MRPTAPLILAAAATVLAAGTLTACGSGSGSSPDTVRIAYERSTSNKVRIMDNYLESVKKEFEKANPGKKVELLPIQADENAYYTKIQQMMRSPRTAPDLVYEDTFLINSDIKSGYLAPIDTYLKNWPSWQHFVPTAKAAAKAQDGKTYGVPDGTDTRGIWFNKDIFRKAGLPTDWQPKNWADILDAARTIKQKVPGTVPLNIYTGKGPGEAAVMQGFEMLLYGTGADPLYDAKQGKWVAGSKGFTDSLAFVNTVFAEKLGLDKSDALDPNAMTNVQTDWVPKSKLAIDIDGSFAGQQWLPSGGSPWPAWSTTMGQAAMPTQYGQAPGKVSMSGGWTWSIPAKSKNADLAWKMIEQLQTRKNAVKYTIEGAQIACRDDVAQDPAYLKSSPGVKFFTSLVEYTHYRPALPAYPQVSSAIGEAMESVTTGDAGPQAAAKTYDEQLKTAVGDAIVHRP, encoded by the coding sequence GTGCGCCCCACCGCCCCGCTCATCCTCGCCGCCGCAGCCACCGTCCTGGCGGCAGGCACGCTCACTGCTTGCGGCAGTGGTTCCGGCAGCAGTCCCGACACCGTGCGGATCGCGTACGAGCGGTCCACCAGCAACAAGGTCCGCATCATGGACAACTATCTGGAGTCGGTGAAGAAGGAGTTCGAGAAGGCCAACCCGGGCAAGAAGGTCGAGCTCCTGCCCATCCAGGCCGACGAGAACGCCTACTACACCAAGATCCAGCAGATGATGCGCTCCCCCAGGACCGCGCCCGATCTGGTCTACGAGGACACCTTCCTGATCAACTCGGACATCAAGAGCGGATATCTCGCGCCGATCGACACGTACCTGAAGAACTGGCCGAGTTGGCAGCACTTCGTCCCGACGGCCAAGGCCGCCGCGAAGGCGCAGGACGGGAAGACGTACGGCGTTCCCGACGGCACCGACACCCGCGGGATCTGGTTCAACAAGGACATCTTCCGCAAGGCCGGTCTGCCCACGGACTGGCAGCCGAAGAACTGGGCCGACATCCTCGACGCCGCGCGCACCATCAAGCAGAAGGTCCCCGGCACCGTTCCGCTCAACATCTACACCGGCAAGGGACCGGGCGAGGCCGCGGTCATGCAGGGCTTCGAGATGCTGCTGTACGGGACGGGCGCCGATCCGTTGTACGACGCGAAGCAGGGCAAGTGGGTCGCGGGCAGCAAGGGGTTCACGGACTCGCTGGCCTTCGTGAACACCGTCTTCGCGGAGAAGCTCGGGCTCGACAAGTCCGACGCGCTCGACCCGAACGCCATGACCAACGTACAGACCGACTGGGTGCCCAAGTCCAAGCTGGCCATCGACATCGACGGTTCCTTCGCCGGTCAGCAGTGGCTGCCGTCGGGCGGCAGCCCCTGGCCCGCGTGGTCGACGACGATGGGCCAGGCCGCGATGCCCACCCAGTACGGCCAGGCGCCCGGCAAGGTCTCCATGTCCGGCGGCTGGACCTGGTCCATCCCCGCCAAGTCCAAGAACGCGGACCTGGCCTGGAAGATGATCGAGCAGCTGCAGACCAGGAAGAACGCCGTGAAGTACACCATCGAGGGCGCGCAGATCGCGTGCCGCGACGATGTCGCCCAGGACCCGGCGTACCTGAAGTCCAGTCCGGGCGTGAAGTTCTTCACGAGCCTCGTCGAGTACACCCACTACCGGCCGGCGCTGCCCGCCTATCCGCAGGTCTCGTCCGCGATCGGCGAGGCGATGGAGTCCGTCACGACCGGTGACGCCGGTCCGCAGGCAGCGGCGAAGACCTACGACGAGCAGTTGAAGACGGCTGTCGGCGACGCGATCGTCCACCGGCCATGA